Proteins encoded together in one Microbacterium sp. ABRD28 window:
- a CDS encoding ribose-5-phosphate isomerase encodes MRIHIATDHAGLEFSTQLQHHLAAQGHQVIDHGPIEYDALDDYPAFCIRAAQAVVRDQAAGLESLGVVFGGSGNGEQIAANKVAGIRAALVWSIATAELAREHNDANVIAIGARQHTFDEASAFIDRFIATPFSREERHERRIAQIAAFEADGSLAPDPRATGTATGAAQADVLADETSSFDPEAG; translated from the coding sequence ATGCGCATCCACATCGCCACCGACCACGCCGGTCTCGAGTTCTCCACGCAGCTGCAGCACCATCTCGCCGCGCAGGGGCATCAGGTCATCGATCACGGTCCGATCGAGTACGACGCGCTCGATGACTATCCGGCCTTCTGCATACGGGCGGCGCAGGCCGTCGTGCGAGACCAGGCCGCGGGTCTGGAGTCGCTCGGCGTGGTCTTCGGAGGATCGGGCAACGGCGAGCAGATCGCCGCGAACAAGGTCGCGGGCATCCGCGCCGCGCTGGTGTGGAGCATCGCGACAGCTGAACTCGCGCGCGAGCACAACGACGCCAACGTGATCGCGATCGGTGCCCGCCAGCACACCTTCGACGAGGCATCGGCGTTCATCGACCGCTTCATCGCGACGCCGTTCTCGCGTGAGGAGCGGCATGAGCGTCGCATCGCGCAGATCGCGGCCTTCGAGGCAGACGGGAGCCTCGCCCCCGACCCACGAGCGACCGGAACCGCGACCGGTGCTGCACAGGCCGATGTCCTGGCCGACGAGACCAGCTCTTTCGATCCCGAGGCCGGCTGA
- a CDS encoding ferrochelatase, protein MTELAPQDTSSDTPTVLFASPAAASGAPHVETPVAYDAVLLAGFGGPEGQDDVIPFLRNVTRGRGIPDERLEEVAHHYRHFGGVSPINAQNRALKAALETELASRGIDLPVYWGNRNWAPYLDEAVRQAADAGHTTLLGLATSAYSSFSSCRQYREDFARALNETGLGDTVTIDKVRQFFDHPGFVRPFVDGVHGAISGLLDDGIDPSRIHVLFSTHSIPTADAERSGPRDRDFGPGGAYEAQHLAVAEVVMADIAAEIPAAAGVPWQLVYQSRSGPPTQPWLEPDVVDVIEGLPEVGAQAVVIVPLGFVSDHMEVMWDLDTEAMEAAEEAGLRAVRTQTPGIDPAYVRGLVDLIEERLKGTPAADRPHRTDLGPWFDVCRPGCCENVRAGFKPAASGIAP, encoded by the coding sequence GTGACCGAACTCGCCCCCCAGGACACCAGCTCCGACACCCCCACGGTTCTGTTCGCCTCCCCGGCCGCCGCTTCGGGAGCGCCGCACGTCGAGACCCCCGTCGCCTACGACGCCGTGCTCCTCGCCGGCTTCGGCGGCCCCGAGGGACAGGACGATGTCATCCCCTTCCTCCGCAATGTCACCCGCGGACGGGGGATCCCCGACGAGCGCCTCGAGGAGGTCGCCCACCATTACCGTCACTTCGGTGGCGTCAGCCCCATCAATGCGCAGAATCGCGCGTTGAAGGCCGCTCTCGAAACGGAGCTCGCCTCCCGCGGGATCGACCTGCCCGTGTACTGGGGCAACCGGAACTGGGCGCCGTACCTCGACGAGGCCGTGCGTCAGGCCGCTGACGCCGGACACACGACCCTTCTGGGACTCGCCACGAGCGCGTACAGCTCGTTCTCGAGCTGCCGGCAGTACCGCGAGGACTTCGCACGGGCTCTGAACGAGACGGGCCTGGGCGACACCGTGACCATCGACAAGGTGCGCCAGTTCTTCGACCACCCCGGATTCGTCCGGCCGTTCGTCGACGGAGTGCATGGCGCGATCTCGGGCCTGCTCGATGACGGAATCGACCCGTCGCGGATCCACGTGCTGTTCTCCACGCACAGCATCCCCACCGCCGATGCCGAGCGGTCCGGCCCCCGGGACCGCGACTTCGGTCCGGGGGGTGCCTACGAAGCGCAGCACCTCGCGGTCGCCGAGGTCGTGATGGCCGACATCGCCGCGGAGATCCCGGCGGCCGCCGGCGTGCCGTGGCAGCTCGTCTACCAGTCCCGATCGGGCCCGCCGACCCAGCCCTGGCTGGAGCCGGACGTCGTCGACGTCATCGAAGGGCTTCCCGAGGTCGGAGCGCAGGCGGTGGTGATCGTTCCGCTCGGGTTCGTCAGCGACCACATGGAGGTCATGTGGGATCTCGACACCGAGGCGATGGAGGCTGCGGAGGAGGCGGGTCTGCGTGCCGTGCGGACGCAGACGCCGGGGATCGATCCGGCTTATGTGCGTGGGCTGGTCGACCTCATCGAGGAGCGGCTGAAGGGCACCCCCGCAGCGGATCGGCCGCATCGTACCGATCTGGGGCCGTGGTTCGATGTGTGTCGACCGGGTTGCTGCGAGAACGTGCGGGCGGGCTTCAAGCCGGCGGCGTCGGGCATCGCGCCGTAG
- the pepN gene encoding aminopeptidase N, translated as MPGENLTRLEAQERRAVVDTDSYQVDLDLTRGAEIFGSRTVVRFRGQPGSSTFIDLIARDVREITLNGRSIDPATAFADSRIALDGLAEDNELVIDADCVYTNTGEGLHRFVDPVDGEVYLYSQFEVPDSRRMFAVFEQPDLKATFRFTVTAPEAWEVVSNSPTPEPARHGDGTATWDFEPTPRISSYITALIAGPYEKTFSELTSASGRVIPLGVYARKSLWNHLDADYVFDKTRQGFAYFEEKFDYPYPFAKYDQLFVPEFNAGAMENAGAVTFTETYVFRSKVTDAVRERRVVTILHELAHMWFGDLVTMKWWNDLWLNESFAEWASTIATAEATEWTEAWTTFNAMEKTWAYRQDQLPSTHPVVAEINDLEDVQVNFDGITYAKGGSVLKQLAAWVGIEAFFAGVAAYFMKHEWSNTELSDLLTELEATSGRELTTWSKKWLETAGVNTLSPVIDESPDGTIRRFAIIQTAPADYPTIRPHRLGVGFYTLQDGALVRTHAVELDVDGDRTEVPELAGLVRPDLVLLNDGDLAYAKIRLDERSLQTAIDHLAGIADPLARSLVWGAAWDQTRDAEASATDYVDLVLRNIASETESTTVRTTLAQLLLASSSYVTPEKRDDTRRRVAGHLWALAQNAPAGSDSQLQFVTAFAAAACTQEQWAAVKSLRDGDVVLDGLQIDTDLSWQLLVSLAAGGIASIGDIETALAADNTAKGGEFAAQARAALPFPEAKRAAWASLVDRDDLPNTVVRSASLGFVNPAGRDLLADYVQPYFDMLLPVWESRTYKIAEYLIAGLYPAPLANTALRDATRAWLAEHADAPAALRRLVQENLAGVERALAVQERDAQ; from the coding sequence GTGCCAGGAGAGAACCTCACCCGCCTCGAGGCCCAGGAGCGTCGAGCCGTCGTCGACACCGACTCCTACCAGGTCGATCTCGATCTCACTCGGGGTGCGGAGATCTTCGGTTCGCGAACGGTCGTCCGCTTCCGGGGGCAGCCGGGAAGTTCGACCTTCATCGACCTGATCGCCCGCGATGTCCGCGAGATCACGCTGAACGGCCGGTCGATCGATCCCGCCACGGCCTTCGCCGATTCCCGCATCGCGCTCGACGGTCTCGCCGAGGACAACGAGCTGGTCATCGACGCCGACTGCGTCTACACCAACACCGGTGAGGGGCTTCACCGCTTCGTCGATCCCGTCGACGGCGAGGTCTACCTCTATTCGCAATTCGAGGTTCCCGACTCCCGGCGCATGTTCGCCGTCTTCGAGCAGCCCGACCTGAAAGCGACCTTCCGCTTCACCGTGACGGCTCCCGAGGCCTGGGAAGTCGTCTCCAACTCCCCGACGCCCGAGCCGGCCCGGCACGGCGACGGGACGGCGACCTGGGATTTCGAGCCGACGCCCCGCATCTCCTCGTACATCACCGCCCTCATCGCCGGGCCCTACGAGAAGACCTTCTCCGAGCTGACCAGCGCCTCGGGTCGGGTCATCCCCCTCGGCGTCTACGCTCGCAAAAGCCTGTGGAACCACCTCGACGCCGACTACGTCTTCGACAAGACGCGTCAGGGCTTCGCCTACTTCGAGGAAAAGTTCGACTACCCCTACCCGTTCGCCAAGTACGACCAGCTGTTCGTTCCGGAGTTCAACGCCGGCGCCATGGAGAACGCGGGAGCGGTGACCTTCACCGAGACCTACGTGTTCCGCAGCAAGGTGACCGACGCCGTCCGGGAGCGTCGCGTGGTCACCATCCTCCATGAGCTCGCCCACATGTGGTTCGGCGACCTCGTCACGATGAAGTGGTGGAACGACCTCTGGCTGAACGAATCGTTCGCCGAGTGGGCCTCCACCATCGCCACCGCCGAGGCGACCGAATGGACAGAGGCGTGGACGACCTTCAACGCCATGGAGAAGACCTGGGCGTACCGCCAGGATCAGCTCCCGTCCACCCACCCGGTCGTCGCCGAGATCAACGACCTCGAGGACGTCCAGGTCAACTTCGACGGCATCACCTACGCCAAGGGGGGCTCGGTTCTCAAGCAGCTCGCTGCGTGGGTCGGGATCGAGGCGTTCTTCGCCGGGGTCGCGGCCTACTTCATGAAGCACGAGTGGTCCAACACCGAGCTGTCGGACCTGCTGACCGAGCTCGAGGCCACGAGCGGTCGCGAGCTCACCACCTGGTCGAAGAAGTGGCTCGAGACGGCCGGGGTGAACACCCTCTCCCCCGTCATCGACGAATCCCCCGACGGGACGATCCGTCGATTCGCGATCATCCAGACAGCTCCGGCGGACTACCCCACGATCCGCCCCCACCGTCTCGGCGTCGGCTTCTACACCCTCCAGGACGGCGCTCTGGTGCGCACCCACGCGGTGGAGCTGGACGTCGACGGCGACCGCACCGAGGTGCCGGAACTGGCGGGCCTCGTCCGCCCCGACCTGGTGCTGCTCAACGACGGAGACCTCGCCTACGCCAAGATCCGCCTGGACGAGCGTTCCCTTCAGACCGCCATCGACCACCTCGCGGGGATCGCCGACCCGCTCGCCCGATCGCTGGTGTGGGGCGCCGCATGGGATCAGACGCGCGATGCCGAGGCTTCGGCCACCGACTACGTCGATCTGGTGCTGCGCAACATCGCCTCCGAGACCGAATCGACAACGGTGCGCACGACCCTGGCACAGCTGCTCCTGGCCTCCAGCTCGTACGTCACCCCCGAGAAGCGGGATGACACCCGCCGTCGCGTCGCCGGACACCTGTGGGCTCTCGCGCAGAACGCCCCGGCCGGCAGCGACAGCCAGCTGCAGTTCGTCACCGCCTTCGCGGCGGCGGCCTGCACTCAGGAGCAGTGGGCGGCGGTGAAGAGCCTCCGCGACGGCGACGTGGTCCTCGACGGTCTGCAGATCGACACCGACCTCTCGTGGCAGCTGCTGGTCTCCCTCGCCGCCGGCGGGATCGCCTCGATCGGCGACATCGAGACCGCTCTGGCCGCGGACAACACCGCCAAGGGTGGTGAGTTCGCCGCCCAGGCCCGCGCCGCGCTGCCCTTCCCCGAGGCCAAACGCGCCGCATGGGCGTCGCTGGTCGACCGTGACGACCTTCCCAACACCGTGGTCCGATCCGCTTCCCTCGGATTCGTCAACCCCGCCGGCCGCGACCTGCTCGCCGACTACGTGCAGCCGTATTTCGACATGCTGCTGCCGGTCTGGGAGTCGCGCACCTACAAGATCGCGGAGTACCTCATCGCGGGGCTCTATCCCGCCCCGCTGGCGAACACGGCGCTCCGCGACGCCACCCGCGCGTGGCTCGCGGAGCACGCGGACGCACCGGCCGCCCTTCGCCGACTGGTGCAGGAGAACCTCGCCGGCGTCGAGCGCGCGTTGGCAGTGCAGGAGCGCGACGCGCAGTAA
- a CDS encoding mechanosensitive ion channel family protein — translation MTVISVSASAAPAEEPPALPAPWDVVLPVLQEIGWRALQVAIIVVAALLIAIILRAVIRRVVDRIVSGAKNRARVDDTQALERSPVAQVRVVQRTRTLGSILQNIVGVTIIVVALLLIVSVINPNILGSLTLLTAAVGAGLGFGAQNIVKDVLNGIFIVAEDQVGIGDVVDLGLATGIVEYVSVRVTHVRDVNGTLWYVRNGEITRIGNLSQGWSRVIVDVGVPADSDIDEVEHALQDAATGLAKDPKWRSRIVDRPEVWGLEAVTGETLVLRVVIRTRAHSKDDVARELRVRVKRATDDLGLSATVTSVRLEGHDGAHRVRGANPPKTKPTPVPIAAERPVWRPKLRPRRSRETPPPPGTAPPGTTTPPDADA, via the coding sequence ATGACTGTCATCTCCGTCTCCGCGTCCGCAGCGCCCGCCGAGGAGCCTCCCGCCCTCCCCGCACCCTGGGATGTCGTCCTGCCCGTCCTGCAAGAGATCGGGTGGCGAGCGTTGCAGGTCGCGATCATCGTCGTGGCCGCCCTGCTCATCGCCATCATCCTCCGGGCCGTCATCCGCAGGGTCGTCGATCGCATCGTCTCCGGTGCGAAGAACCGTGCCCGCGTCGACGACACGCAGGCGCTGGAGCGCTCCCCCGTCGCACAGGTGCGCGTCGTCCAGCGGACCCGCACGCTCGGCTCGATCCTGCAGAACATCGTCGGGGTCACGATCATCGTCGTGGCGCTGCTCCTCATCGTCTCGGTGATCAACCCGAACATCCTGGGGTCGCTCACCCTCCTGACAGCGGCCGTCGGCGCCGGCCTCGGCTTCGGCGCCCAGAACATCGTCAAGGACGTTCTCAACGGCATCTTCATCGTCGCCGAGGACCAGGTGGGGATCGGCGACGTCGTCGATCTGGGGCTCGCCACCGGCATCGTGGAGTACGTCAGCGTCCGGGTCACCCACGTCCGTGACGTCAACGGCACCCTCTGGTACGTCCGCAACGGCGAGATCACCCGCATCGGCAACCTGTCGCAGGGATGGTCTCGGGTCATCGTCGACGTCGGAGTTCCCGCCGACTCCGACATCGACGAGGTCGAACATGCACTGCAGGATGCCGCGACGGGACTTGCGAAGGATCCCAAGTGGCGCTCCCGGATCGTCGACCGGCCCGAGGTCTGGGGATTGGAGGCGGTCACCGGCGAGACACTGGTGCTCCGGGTGGTGATCCGCACGCGGGCCCACTCGAAGGACGATGTCGCCCGGGAGCTGCGTGTCCGTGTGAAGCGGGCGACCGATGACCTGGGGCTGAGCGCCACCGTCACCTCGGTGCGGCTCGAGGGCCATGACGGCGCCCACCGAGTGCGCGGCGCGAACCCGCCCAAGACGAAGCCGACCCCTGTGCCGATCGCCGCGGAGCGACCGGTCTGGCGCCCGAAGCTGCGCCCCCGACGCTCGCGCGAAACCCCGCCGCCGCCGGGCACGGCACCCCCCGGGACCACCACCCCGCCCGATGCGGACGCGTAG
- a CDS encoding globin, whose translation MSDAETSPRSFYDEVGGHDTFVRLVDVFYREVAADQVLRPMYPEEDLGPAKDRLTLFLEQYWGGPTTYSLQRGHPRLRMRHAPFHVNPDARDRWLRHMRTAVDELRLPPLQEETLWDYLHRAAFAMVNTFEPTKGS comes from the coding sequence GTGAGTGACGCCGAGACATCGCCACGGTCGTTCTACGACGAGGTGGGCGGCCACGACACCTTCGTCCGACTCGTGGACGTCTTCTATCGGGAGGTGGCCGCCGATCAGGTCCTGCGCCCGATGTACCCGGAGGAGGACCTCGGACCGGCCAAGGATCGCCTGACGCTGTTCCTCGAGCAGTACTGGGGCGGCCCGACGACCTACAGTCTCCAGCGGGGCCACCCGCGGTTGAGGATGCGCCACGCCCCGTTCCACGTCAATCCCGACGCGCGGGACCGGTGGCTGCGCCACATGCGGACCGCCGTCGACGAACTCCGGCTGCCTCCTCTGCAGGAGGAGACGCTGTGGGATTACCTGCACCGGGCGGCCTTCGCGATGGTGAACACCTTCGAGCCGACGAAGGGGTCGTGA
- a CDS encoding FAD-binding dehydrogenase, which produces MASTEVLQADVLVIGWGLAGLVATAEAVSAGKRVILLDQEPRSNLGGQAWWSFGGLFLVDSPEQRRMGVRDSLALAEQDWWGTAGFDRPEDLWPRRWAEAYLDFAAGEKRAWLRGKGMSFFPVVGWAERGGYGATGPGNSVPRFHITWGTGPGVVAPFLRDVERAEAEGRVTILPRHRVTGLLPRDGAIGGAEGQILAPSGSARGRPSSREVVADFQITAGATIVASGGIGGNHDLVRQAWPDRLGTPPERMLAGVPAYVDGSMMQTAAASGARVINSDRMWHYVEGLHNVDPVWPAHGIRILPGPSSLWLDARGTRLPVPLYPGFDTLGTLAHLRRTGFDHSWFVLSSRIVEKEFTLSGSEQNPDLTGKDLPLLIRSRLGKGAAGPVQAFLDHGEDFVVRDTLDDLIAGMQALPGGDVLDGAQVRREVEARDREVENPFTKDAQIAMLRSARAFRGDRLIRTAAPHRLLDPKAGPLIAVRLGVVTRKTLGGIETDLDGRALGEGGSAVPGLFAAGEASGFGGGGVHGYRALEGTFLGGCLFSGRAAGRGAAAAV; this is translated from the coding sequence ATGGCGTCGACGGAGGTCCTGCAGGCCGATGTCCTCGTGATCGGGTGGGGCCTGGCAGGTCTCGTCGCGACCGCCGAGGCGGTGAGCGCGGGAAAGCGCGTGATCCTGCTGGATCAGGAGCCGCGCAGCAACCTCGGCGGTCAGGCCTGGTGGTCTTTCGGCGGCCTCTTCCTGGTGGACTCCCCCGAGCAGCGGCGAATGGGCGTACGGGATTCCCTGGCCCTCGCCGAGCAGGACTGGTGGGGAACGGCCGGCTTCGACAGGCCCGAGGACCTCTGGCCCCGCCGGTGGGCCGAGGCCTACCTCGACTTCGCCGCGGGCGAGAAGCGGGCGTGGTTGCGCGGCAAAGGGATGTCGTTCTTCCCGGTCGTCGGCTGGGCCGAACGCGGAGGCTACGGCGCGACCGGCCCCGGCAACTCCGTCCCGCGATTCCACATCACCTGGGGCACGGGCCCCGGCGTCGTGGCGCCCTTCCTCCGAGACGTCGAACGCGCGGAGGCGGAGGGACGCGTGACGATCCTGCCCCGCCACCGGGTCACGGGGCTCCTCCCCCGCGACGGAGCGATCGGCGGTGCAGAGGGCCAGATCCTCGCACCCTCCGGCTCCGCTCGCGGGCGTCCGAGTTCTCGCGAGGTGGTGGCCGACTTCCAGATCACGGCCGGAGCCACCATCGTCGCGTCGGGAGGGATCGGCGGCAACCACGATCTCGTCCGTCAGGCGTGGCCGGACCGACTGGGCACACCGCCCGAGCGGATGCTCGCGGGGGTCCCCGCCTACGTCGACGGGTCGATGATGCAGACGGCGGCAGCCTCGGGTGCGCGGGTGATCAACAGCGATCGGATGTGGCACTACGTCGAGGGGCTGCACAACGTCGACCCGGTCTGGCCCGCCCACGGAATCCGCATCCTGCCTGGTCCTTCCTCGCTGTGGCTGGATGCCCGAGGAACCCGCCTCCCCGTGCCGCTGTACCCCGGATTCGACACCCTCGGCACTCTCGCCCACCTGCGCCGGACCGGATTCGATCACTCCTGGTTCGTGCTCTCCTCCCGCATCGTGGAGAAGGAGTTCACGCTGTCGGGCAGCGAGCAGAATCCCGACCTGACCGGCAAAGATCTGCCCCTGCTCATCCGTTCCCGTCTCGGCAAGGGCGCCGCCGGGCCGGTGCAGGCGTTCCTCGACCACGGTGAGGACTTCGTGGTGCGCGACACCCTCGACGATCTGATCGCCGGCATGCAGGCCCTCCCGGGCGGCGACGTCCTGGACGGCGCGCAGGTGCGGCGCGAGGTGGAAGCCCGCGACCGCGAGGTCGAGAACCCCTTCACCAAGGATGCACAGATCGCGATGCTGCGCTCCGCGCGTGCATTCCGAGGTGACCGGCTGATCCGCACCGCCGCGCCGCACCGACTGCTGGACCCCAAGGCGGGCCCCCTCATCGCGGTGCGCCTCGGCGTCGTCACCAGGAAGACCCTCGGCGGTATCGAGACCGATCTCGACGGCCGTGCCCTGGGCGAAGGAGGCTCGGCTGTGCCGGGGCTGTTCGCCGCGGGTGAGGCGAGCGGATTCGGTGGCGGCGGCGTCCACGGATACCGGGCGCTGGAGGGGACGTTCCTCGGCGGATGCCTGTTCAGCGGCCGCGCGGCGGGACGGGGTGCCGCCGCAGCAGTGTGA
- a CDS encoding acyl-CoA thioesterase II has translation MLAVLDLEDSSARTTEDIFTGVSQRMPLGRVYGGQVLAQSLVAAERTIPEGRTVHSMHGYFLRPGDAGQGITFSVDRIHDGRSFSTRRTQAFQSGVPIFSAIASFQDDDPGLEHQTGLPDDLPAPEDLPDIEEQLTGLHPMSKRLFTDRPVDVRHVPSSIYMRVEGEWAPRQAVWLRTRRALPDEPGLHRAVLAYLSDLTIQESILRAHGVAWATPGLKVASLDHAMWWHRPARVDEWLVYVQESPSARGGRGLAQGRIFTRDGVLVASVAQEVMVRVPNTDG, from the coding sequence ATGCTCGCCGTTCTCGATCTCGAGGACTCCTCAGCTCGGACCACGGAAGACATCTTCACCGGGGTGTCGCAGCGGATGCCGCTCGGCCGCGTCTACGGCGGTCAGGTGCTGGCGCAGTCGCTCGTCGCCGCCGAGCGCACCATCCCCGAAGGCCGGACGGTCCATTCGATGCACGGCTACTTCCTCCGTCCCGGCGACGCAGGTCAGGGGATCACCTTCTCGGTGGACCGCATCCACGACGGCAGATCCTTCTCCACGCGACGCACACAGGCCTTCCAGTCGGGAGTGCCGATCTTCTCCGCGATCGCGTCCTTCCAGGACGACGATCCCGGGCTCGAACACCAGACGGGCCTCCCCGACGACCTTCCCGCTCCGGAGGATCTGCCCGACATCGAGGAGCAGCTGACCGGCCTGCACCCGATGTCCAAGCGGCTTTTCACCGATCGCCCCGTCGACGTTCGCCACGTGCCGTCGTCGATCTACATGCGGGTGGAAGGCGAGTGGGCACCCCGGCAGGCGGTGTGGCTGCGCACCCGCCGCGCGCTGCCGGATGAACCCGGCCTGCACCGGGCCGTCCTGGCCTACCTCAGCGACCTGACCATTCAGGAATCGATCCTGCGAGCTCACGGGGTCGCCTGGGCGACACCGGGACTGAAGGTGGCGAGCCTCGATCACGCGATGTGGTGGCATCGTCCGGCACGGGTCGACGAGTGGCTCGTGTACGTGCAGGAATCGCCGAGCGCCCGCGGCGGCCGGGGCCTCGCGCAGGGCAGGATCTTCACCCGCGACGGCGTGCTCGTCGCGAGCGTGGCTCAGGAGGTCATGGTTCGGGTGCCGAACACGGACGGCTGA
- a CDS encoding thioesterase family protein, producing MTEPVVATETTPFGLRLHIPIPLRWGDLDAFNHVNNTAMLKLLEEARVRAFWLPDPGETAPDTAVLSSGISAGVLTLIARQEIEYLAPVPYQRHPLDVQMWFGRLGGSSIEVCYEVCSPRETAAPDGAQAIYARATTVVVKVDARSGAPLRLSAEERAAWEPYVGPPLVYAHRR from the coding sequence GTGACTGAACCCGTCGTCGCCACCGAGACGACACCGTTCGGCCTCCGGCTGCACATCCCGATCCCCCTGCGCTGGGGGGATCTCGACGCGTTCAACCACGTCAACAACACAGCGATGCTGAAGCTTCTCGAAGAGGCGCGTGTCCGAGCATTCTGGCTTCCCGATCCCGGCGAGACGGCCCCCGACACGGCGGTGCTGTCCTCCGGCATCTCCGCCGGTGTCCTCACGCTGATCGCTCGTCAGGAGATCGAGTACCTGGCGCCGGTGCCGTACCAGCGCCACCCGCTCGATGTGCAGATGTGGTTCGGCAGGCTGGGCGGCTCGAGCATCGAGGTCTGCTACGAGGTGTGCAGCCCCCGTGAGACCGCCGCGCCCGACGGAGCCCAGGCGATCTATGCGCGCGCGACGACGGTCGTGGTCAAGGTCGACGCCCGTTCCGGCGCCCCGCTCCGGCTGAGCGCCGAGGAGCGGGCGGCGTGGGAGCCGTACGTCGGTCCGCCGCTCGTCTACGCGCACCGCCGCTAG